The Lacipirellula parvula genome window below encodes:
- a CDS encoding glutamate synthase-related protein, with protein sequence MENQLPLVHLPEKHGLYDPAFEHDSCGVGFVAHIKGERSHQIVLDAIEVLRNMDHRGACGCEANTGDGAGILTALPHDFLVKAVKADLGVDLPAAGRFAAGNVFLPQLEAERKICKETVEKIVAEQGQRLIGWRKVPTDVAAADLGPTARASEPAIEQLVVAAADGVEGEAFERQLYMIRKRASNKLRADKTLKQAKLFYICSLSTKVIIYKGMFTTDQLFHYFPDLADDDYTSHLAMVHSRFATNTFPSWDRAQPCRFMSHNGEINTLRGNANWMFARQGMVQSELFGDNLKKLFPIVEPDCSDSGTFDNVLEFLLMSGRSIPEAVMMMVPEAWQNHETMPEEKRAFYEYNSCLMEPWDGPASIAFTDGKFIGATLDRNGLRPSRYYLTHDDRVIMASEVGVLRSIKPENVKAKGRLQPGRMFLVDFEQGKLIRDEDLKHEYASQRPYAEWLKKERIDLNELHPEERPHGFNRKTLLERMQAFGFTAETMNFMLLPLIKDQKDPIGSMGNDSCLACLSDKPRMLYDYFRQLFAQVTNPSIDSIREEVIMSLECYIGPEQNLLETTPKHAHRLRMPHPILSNEQMAALKRINRRGWRSKKIDITWPREEGTAGMVTALERVCQEAEAAVEEGYTLVVLTDRKISADRVPLSSLLATGAVHHHLVRTEKRTRVGICVETGEAREVHHHCLLVGYGADAINPYLAFESLWQARREGLLDSGESTVKADESGEGDQHPAIDNVSDGETHDPVTAADHELVKKYRTGVAKGMLKVMAKIGISTLQSYKGAQIFEAIGLRDEVVARCFAGTASRIQGVDFKVLAEEALRRHALGYPQTPAGKMPMLPNPGEFHWRAEGERHMWDPQSIADIQVAARNNSPDAYKRFAEHINHDSRTRCQLRGLLKFKEGAQSIPLEEVQSAKEIVKRFCTGAMSFGSISAEAHESLAIAMNRMGGKSNTGEGGEDPIRFQPLPNGDSKRSAIKQVASGRFGVTINYLANADELQIKISQGAKPGEGGELPGRKVDDTIARIRYSTPGVGLISPPPHHDIYSIEDLKQLIHDLKNANPSARVSVKLVSEVGVGTIASGVAKGYADHILIAGDGGGTGASPLTSIKHAGLPWELGLAETHQTLVMNDLRSRVIVQTDGGLKTGRDVVIAAMLGAEEFGFATAPLITLGCIMMRKCHLNTCPVGVATQDPELRKKFNGKPEYVVNYLFMVAEDARQIMASLGFRTIDEMVGRVDCLETDAAIRHWKADGLDLTNLLMPAKKPYPEAGTYNTRKQDHGLEQSLDMRTLLKLAEPALVAGTQVKADVEIVNTDRAVGTILSHEIAKKYGADLLPDGTIHFKFTGSAGQSLGAFLAKGVTLELEGDANDYVGKGLSGGQIMIYPPASASFVAEENILVGNVCLYGATSGQAFLRGRAAERFAVRNSGASAVIEGVGDHGCEYMTGGRVVVLGSTGRNFAAGMSGGVAYVWAPDRERFLLNLNMGMVEAEAVEAEEDVEELKQLIELHQNLTGSPRAGDILDRWDETLPQFVKVMPEDYKRVLLEKKAAAKQKHAAPAAV encoded by the coding sequence ATGGAAAACCAACTCCCGCTCGTTCACCTCCCCGAGAAGCACGGTCTGTACGACCCGGCGTTCGAGCATGACTCGTGCGGCGTCGGCTTTGTCGCGCACATCAAGGGCGAGCGCAGCCATCAGATCGTCCTGGATGCGATCGAAGTGCTGCGCAACATGGACCATCGCGGCGCTTGCGGCTGCGAAGCGAACACGGGCGACGGCGCCGGCATTCTCACCGCCCTGCCCCACGACTTCCTCGTGAAGGCGGTGAAGGCCGACCTCGGCGTCGACCTCCCGGCCGCGGGCCGTTTCGCCGCCGGCAACGTCTTCCTGCCGCAGCTCGAAGCCGAGCGCAAGATCTGCAAGGAAACGGTCGAAAAGATCGTCGCCGAGCAGGGCCAGCGCCTCATCGGCTGGCGCAAGGTCCCCACCGACGTGGCTGCGGCCGACCTCGGCCCGACGGCTCGCGCCTCGGAACCTGCGATCGAGCAACTCGTCGTCGCCGCCGCTGATGGCGTTGAGGGCGAAGCCTTTGAGCGTCAGCTTTACATGATCCGCAAGCGCGCCAGCAACAAGCTTCGCGCCGACAAGACGCTGAAGCAGGCGAAGCTTTTCTACATCTGTTCGCTGTCGACGAAGGTGATCATCTACAAGGGGATGTTCACGACCGACCAGTTGTTCCACTACTTCCCCGACCTCGCCGACGACGATTACACCAGCCATCTGGCGATGGTCCACTCGCGGTTCGCAACGAACACGTTCCCCTCGTGGGATCGCGCTCAGCCGTGCCGCTTCATGAGCCACAACGGCGAAATCAACACCCTCCGCGGCAACGCGAACTGGATGTTCGCCCGCCAAGGCATGGTGCAGAGCGAGCTGTTCGGCGACAACCTGAAGAAGCTCTTCCCCATCGTCGAGCCCGACTGCAGCGACTCCGGCACGTTCGACAACGTCCTTGAGTTCCTGCTCATGAGCGGCCGCTCGATTCCCGAGGCCGTCATGATGATGGTCCCCGAGGCGTGGCAAAACCACGAAACGATGCCCGAAGAGAAGCGGGCGTTCTACGAATACAACAGCTGCCTGATGGAGCCGTGGGACGGCCCCGCGTCGATCGCGTTCACAGACGGCAAGTTCATCGGCGCCACGCTCGATCGCAACGGCCTCCGTCCGTCGCGGTATTACCTCACCCATGACGACCGCGTCATCATGGCGAGCGAAGTCGGCGTCCTGCGTTCGATCAAGCCGGAGAACGTGAAAGCCAAGGGCCGCCTCCAGCCGGGCCGCATGTTCCTGGTCGACTTCGAGCAAGGCAAGCTGATTCGCGACGAGGACCTGAAGCACGAATACGCCAGCCAGCGTCCCTACGCCGAGTGGCTGAAGAAGGAGCGGATCGACCTCAACGAGCTCCACCCCGAAGAGCGTCCGCACGGCTTCAACCGCAAGACGCTGCTTGAGCGGATGCAGGCCTTCGGCTTCACCGCCGAGACGATGAATTTCATGCTGCTGCCGCTGATCAAGGATCAAAAGGATCCGATCGGCTCGATGGGCAACGACTCCTGCTTGGCGTGTCTCAGCGACAAGCCTCGGATGCTGTACGACTACTTCCGCCAGCTCTTCGCACAGGTCACCAACCCGTCGATCGATTCGATCCGCGAGGAAGTGATCATGTCGCTGGAGTGCTACATCGGCCCCGAGCAGAACCTGCTCGAAACGACGCCGAAGCACGCCCATCGCTTGCGGATGCCGCATCCGATTCTGTCAAACGAGCAGATGGCCGCGCTCAAGCGGATTAACCGCCGCGGCTGGCGCTCGAAGAAGATCGACATCACGTGGCCGCGCGAAGAGGGAACCGCCGGCATGGTGACCGCGCTCGAGCGCGTTTGCCAAGAGGCCGAAGCCGCCGTCGAGGAAGGCTACACGCTCGTGGTGCTCACCGATCGCAAGATCAGCGCCGACCGCGTGCCGCTGAGCTCGCTGCTGGCCACCGGCGCCGTTCACCATCACTTGGTTCGCACTGAGAAACGGACCCGCGTCGGCATCTGCGTCGAAACGGGCGAAGCTCGCGAAGTGCACCACCACTGCTTGCTCGTCGGCTACGGCGCCGATGCGATCAACCCCTACTTGGCGTTCGAATCGCTCTGGCAAGCCCGCCGCGAAGGGTTGCTCGATTCGGGCGAGTCGACTGTTAAGGCCGACGAGTCGGGCGAAGGCGACCAGCACCCCGCGATCGACAACGTCTCCGACGGCGAAACCCACGACCCCGTCACCGCGGCCGATCACGAGCTCGTGAAGAAGTACCGCACCGGCGTCGCCAAGGGCATGCTCAAGGTGATGGCGAAGATCGGCATCTCGACGCTGCAAAGCTACAAGGGCGCCCAAATCTTCGAAGCGATCGGCCTCCGCGACGAAGTCGTCGCCCGCTGCTTCGCCGGCACCGCCAGCCGCATTCAAGGCGTCGACTTCAAGGTCCTCGCCGAAGAAGCTCTGCGGCGCCACGCCCTCGGCTATCCGCAAACGCCGGCCGGCAAGATGCCGATGCTCCCCAACCCGGGCGAGTTCCATTGGCGGGCCGAAGGCGAACGCCACATGTGGGATCCGCAGTCGATCGCCGATATCCAGGTCGCCGCGCGTAACAACAGCCCTGACGCTTACAAGCGGTTCGCCGAGCACATCAACCACGACTCCCGCACCCGCTGCCAGTTGCGCGGCCTGCTGAAGTTCAAGGAAGGCGCGCAGTCGATTCCGCTCGAAGAAGTGCAATCGGCGAAGGAGATCGTCAAACGCTTCTGCACCGGCGCCATGTCGTTCGGCTCGATCTCGGCCGAAGCGCACGAGTCGCTCGCCATCGCCATGAACCGCATGGGCGGCAAGAGCAACACCGGCGAAGGCGGCGAAGATCCGATCCGCTTCCAGCCGCTGCCGAACGGCGATTCGAAGCGCTCGGCGATCAAGCAGGTAGCGTCAGGCCGCTTCGGCGTGACGATCAACTATCTCGCGAACGCCGACGAACTGCAGATCAAGATTTCGCAAGGCGCGAAGCCGGGCGAAGGGGGCGAGTTGCCCGGCCGTAAGGTCGACGACACGATCGCACGGATTCGTTACAGCACCCCCGGCGTCGGCCTCATCAGCCCGCCGCCGCATCACGACATCTACTCGATCGAAGACCTCAAGCAGCTGATCCACGATCTGAAGAACGCCAATCCTTCGGCCCGCGTCAGCGTGAAGCTGGTCTCCGAAGTCGGCGTCGGCACGATCGCCTCGGGCGTCGCAAAGGGCTACGCCGATCACATCCTGATCGCCGGCGACGGCGGCGGCACCGGCGCTTCGCCGCTGACCAGCATCAAGCACGCCGGCCTGCCGTGGGAACTTGGCCTCGCCGAAACCCACCAGACGCTGGTGATGAACGACCTCCGCAGCCGCGTCATCGTGCAAACCGACGGCGGTTTGAAGACCGGCCGCGACGTCGTGATCGCCGCGATGCTCGGCGCCGAAGAGTTCGGCTTCGCCACGGCGCCGCTGATCACGCTCGGCTGCATCATGATGCGGAAGTGTCACCTCAACACCTGCCCCGTCGGCGTTGCCACGCAAGATCCGGAACTTCGCAAGAAGTTCAACGGCAAGCCGGAGTATGTGGTGAATTACCTGTTCATGGTCGCCGAGGATGCTCGCCAAATCATGGCAAGCCTCGGCTTCCGCACGATCGACGAGATGGTCGGCCGCGTCGACTGCCTCGAAACCGACGCCGCCATTCGCCACTGGAAGGCCGACGGCCTCGATCTCACGAATCTGCTGATGCCGGCGAAGAAGCCGTACCCCGAAGCGGGCACCTACAACACGCGGAAGCAAGATCACGGCCTCGAGCAATCGCTCGATATGCGGACGCTGCTGAAGCTGGCTGAACCGGCCCTCGTCGCCGGCACGCAGGTGAAGGCCGACGTCGAGATCGTCAACACCGACCGCGCGGTCGGCACGATCCTCAGCCACGAGATCGCCAAGAAGTATGGCGCCGACCTGCTGCCCGACGGCACGATCCACTTCAAGTTCACCGGCTCGGCCGGCCAAAGCCTCGGCGCCTTCCTCGCGAAGGGCGTCACGCTGGAACTCGAAGGCGATGCGAACGACTACGTCGGCAAAGGCCTCTCGGGCGGTCAGATCATGATCTACCCGCCGGCGAGCGCCAGCTTCGTCGCTGAAGAGAACATCCTCGTCGGCAACGTGTGCCTCTACGGCGCCACGAGCGGCCAGGCGTTCTTGCGAGGCCGTGCGGCCGAGCGGTTCGCCGTTCGCAACAGCGGCGCCTCGGCGGTGATCGAAGGCGTCGGCGACCATGGCTGCGAGTACATGACCGGCGGCCGCGTGGTCGTGCTTGGCTCGACCGGCCGCAACTTCGCCGCCGGCATGAGCGGCGGCGTCGCGTACGTCTGGGCCCCCGACCGCGAACGCTTCCTGCTCAACCTCAACATGGGCATGGTCGAAGCCGAAGCCGTCGAAGCGGAAGAAGACGTCGAGGAACTGAAGCAACTCATCGAGCTGCACCAGAACCTCACCGGCAGCCCGCGAGCCGGCGACATCCTCGACCGCTGGGACGAAACGCTGCCGCAGTTCGTCAAGGTGATGCCGGAAGACTACAAACGCGTGCTGCTGGAAAAGAAAGCCGCCGCCAAACAAAAGCACGCCGCCCCCGCGGCGGTCTAG
- a CDS encoding GxxExxY protein: MDENPISQQIVDAAYQLHKTLGPGLLESVYEVVLAYELRKRGLKVERQLPVQVVYDGICFEEGYRLDLLVEGKVIVEIKSIETVTPVHKKQLLTYLRLLDKRLGLLINFNEELIRNGISRVVNGLED, translated from the coding sequence ATGGATGAGAATCCGATTTCACAGCAGATCGTCGATGCCGCGTATCAGCTTCACAAGACGCTAGGGCCAGGGTTACTAGAGTCGGTTTACGAAGTCGTACTGGCCTACGAACTTCGTAAACGCGGGTTAAAGGTCGAAAGACAACTGCCAGTTCAGGTTGTTTACGACGGGATTTGCTTTGAGGAAGGTTATCGCCTCGATCTGTTGGTCGAAGGCAAAGTGATCGTCGAGATCAAATCAATCGAGACGGTCACGCCAGTCCACAAGAAGCAACTGCTCACTTACCTGCGACTGTTAGACAAACGCTTAGGACTATTAATCAACTTCAACGAGGAACTAATCCGCAACGGAATTTCCAGAGTCGTCAACGGCCTAGAAGACTGA
- a CDS encoding glutamate synthase subunit beta has protein sequence MGKPTGFKEFPRETVPYRDPVERASDFLEIFTQAPVEHLMTQGARCMDCGVPFCQSNSGCPIDNLIPEWNDMVYQGRWRDALDRLHKTNNFPEFTGRVCPAPCEGSCVLGINNPPVTIKNIENAIIDRAWEEGWVEPSVPTYRTGKTVAVVGSGPAGLSAAAQLNKAGHTVTVYERADRIGGLLMYGIPNMKLDKGVVERRVQLLRDEGVNFVTCTHIGREEEFPSGHMTQIMQERGCEVKFIEPQKLIDDFDAVLFCTGATRTFDPTAKAPGRELKGIFNAMDVLTRNTKSLLDSEFTDEAFTPVRGKHVIVIGGGDTGADCIATSLRHGAASIVNFELLAPAPAERAANNPWPEWPRIFRVDYSHAEVKAITGEDPRAYNIMTKEFVADDAGHVKGVRTVEVDWSKPVAGGAPFSEVPGSEKVWPAEMVLLATGFVGPELTIAEMLGMNTVEPRRGWTTFAAEHGKFATNLDGVFAAGDCRRGQSLVVWAINEGRGAARSIDEYLMGFTNLPAPGINLPAQVV, from the coding sequence ATGGGAAAGCCCACCGGATTCAAAGAGTTCCCCCGCGAGACCGTCCCCTACCGCGACCCGGTCGAGCGCGCGAGCGACTTTCTCGAAATCTTTACCCAAGCTCCTGTCGAGCACCTGATGACGCAGGGCGCCCGCTGCATGGATTGCGGCGTCCCCTTCTGTCAGTCGAACAGCGGCTGCCCGATCGACAATCTCATCCCTGAGTGGAACGACATGGTCTACCAGGGCCGGTGGCGCGACGCGCTCGATCGGCTCCACAAGACCAACAACTTCCCCGAGTTCACCGGCCGCGTTTGCCCGGCGCCGTGCGAAGGCTCGTGCGTGCTCGGCATCAACAACCCGCCGGTCACGATCAAGAACATCGAGAACGCGATCATCGACCGCGCCTGGGAGGAGGGCTGGGTCGAGCCGAGCGTGCCGACCTACCGCACCGGCAAGACGGTCGCCGTCGTCGGCAGCGGCCCCGCCGGCCTCTCTGCCGCCGCGCAGCTCAACAAGGCGGGCCATACGGTCACCGTCTACGAGCGCGCCGACCGCATCGGCGGCCTGCTGATGTACGGCATCCCCAACATGAAGCTCGACAAGGGCGTCGTCGAACGCCGCGTTCAGCTCCTCCGCGACGAAGGGGTCAACTTCGTCACCTGCACCCACATCGGCCGCGAGGAAGAGTTCCCCTCGGGCCACATGACGCAGATCATGCAAGAACGCGGCTGCGAAGTGAAGTTCATCGAACCGCAGAAGCTGATCGACGACTTCGACGCGGTCCTCTTCTGCACCGGCGCCACCCGCACGTTCGATCCCACGGCGAAGGCCCCCGGCCGCGAGCTGAAGGGGATCTTCAACGCGATGGACGTCCTCACCCGCAACACGAAGAGCCTGCTTGACTCCGAGTTCACCGATGAAGCGTTCACGCCGGTCCGCGGCAAGCATGTGATCGTCATCGGCGGCGGCGACACCGGCGCCGACTGCATCGCGACCAGCCTTCGCCACGGCGCCGCGAGCATCGTCAACTTTGAACTCCTCGCCCCGGCGCCCGCCGAGCGCGCTGCGAACAACCCCTGGCCCGAGTGGCCGCGCATCTTCCGCGTCGACTACTCGCACGCCGAAGTGAAGGCGATCACCGGCGAAGATCCGCGGGCGTACAACATCATGACGAAGGAATTCGTCGCCGATGACGCTGGCCACGTGAAGGGCGTTCGCACCGTCGAAGTCGATTGGTCGAAGCCGGTCGCCGGCGGGGCGCCGTTCAGCGAAGTCCCCGGCAGCGAAAAGGTGTGGCCCGCCGAGATGGTGCTCCTCGCCACCGGCTTCGTCGGCCCCGAGCTGACGATCGCCGAAATGCTCGGCATGAACACGGTCGAACCGCGCCGCGGCTGGACCACGTTCGCCGCCGAGCACGGCAAGTTTGCTACGAACCTCGACGGCGTCTTCGCCGCCGGCGACTGCCGCCGCGGCCAATCGCTCGTCGTCTGGGCCATCAACGAAGGCCGCGGCGCCGCTCGTTCGATCGACGAGTACCTCATGGGTTTTACGAATCTCCCGGCGCCAGGCATCAATTTGCCTGCCCAGGTGGTGTAA
- a CDS encoding PEP-CTERM sorting domain-containing protein, translated as MSRYLSAVLSLLLTSSFATAAPLAPLYNENADAVASPTYLTNFGNVGIAPAGSPFPTKSFEFNTQGNPESFFYDQIKFLVDDVGSPYAGTPYKQFQISFDLLTKQLIGSANLFNILLDAPGVAALRFENTGAVVVQNFTYTTVGQHADLAARHVDLALDLNLKRLSVALDGQEVYNAAANSATQLRSVRFSFGALSTDVVSDNAFVYVDNIQISAAVPEPSTMALAACVALACIARRRSSSGSLAP; from the coding sequence ATGTCTCGTTATCTCTCCGCGGTGTTGTCTCTGCTTCTCACTTCGTCGTTCGCCACCGCCGCTCCGTTGGCGCCCCTCTACAACGAAAACGCCGACGCCGTCGCCTCGCCAACCTACTTAACGAACTTCGGCAACGTCGGCATCGCCCCGGCCGGATCGCCGTTCCCCACGAAGTCGTTCGAGTTCAACACGCAGGGCAACCCCGAAAGCTTCTTCTACGACCAGATCAAATTCCTCGTCGACGACGTCGGTTCGCCCTACGCGGGGACGCCCTACAAACAGTTCCAAATCAGCTTCGATCTCCTCACTAAGCAATTGATTGGCTCGGCGAACCTGTTCAACATCCTCCTCGATGCCCCAGGCGTCGCGGCCCTACGCTTCGAGAACACCGGGGCCGTCGTCGTGCAAAACTTTACCTATACCACGGTGGGGCAGCACGCCGATCTCGCCGCACGGCACGTCGATCTGGCGCTCGACCTGAATCTGAAGCGGTTGTCGGTCGCCCTCGACGGGCAAGAGGTCTACAACGCGGCCGCGAACAGCGCGACGCAACTCCGCAGCGTCCGGTTTTCTTTCGGGGCCTTGTCGACGGATGTGGTCAGCGACAACGCATTCGTCTACGTTGACAACATCCAGATCTCCGCGGCCGTCCCCGAACCGTCGACCATGGCGCTCGCCGCCTGCGTCGCGCTAGCATGTATCGCCCGCCGCCGGAGCAGCAGCGGAAGTCTGGCCCCATAA
- a CDS encoding peroxiredoxin yields MPSTQPGDPAPNVTLPLHDGTRIALADLWKEHVVVLFFYPRDDSVVCTKEACAFRDSFEKFVEAGATVVGVSGDSSEKHEGFASRNRLPFLLASDADGALRKAFGVPKTLGLIPGRVTYVIDRQGIVRNIFSAQFAADAHVREAMDAVRAL; encoded by the coding sequence ATGCCCTCCACTCAACCCGGCGACCCCGCCCCCAACGTCACCCTCCCCCTCCACGACGGCACGCGCATCGCGCTCGCCGATCTCTGGAAGGAGCACGTCGTCGTGCTCTTTTTCTACCCTCGCGACGACAGCGTCGTCTGCACCAAGGAAGCCTGCGCGTTCCGCGACTCGTTCGAAAAATTTGTCGAAGCGGGCGCCACCGTCGTCGGCGTCAGCGGCGATTCGAGCGAGAAGCACGAAGGTTTTGCCAGCCGCAATCGGCTGCCGTTCCTACTGGCGAGCGACGCAGACGGTGCGCTGCGCAAGGCCTTCGGCGTGCCGAAGACTCTGGGGCTCATTCCCGGCCGCGTCACGTACGTGATCGATCGCCAGGGCATTGTGCGAAACATCTTCAGCGCCCAATTCGCCGCCGACGCCCACGTCCGCGAAGCGATGGACGCGGTGCGGGCGTTGTGA
- a CDS encoding DUF485 domain-containing protein, protein MANRNARIGLILFFVYLAFYGGFVLLAAFSPATMARLPWSGVNLAIWYGFALIAGALLLALLYGYLCRVEAPNTNAPPDGHAQD, encoded by the coding sequence ATGGCCAACCGCAACGCCCGCATCGGGCTGATTCTGTTCTTCGTTTACCTCGCGTTCTACGGCGGCTTCGTCCTGCTCGCCGCCTTCTCGCCGGCAACGATGGCGCGGCTCCCTTGGTCGGGAGTGAACCTCGCCATCTGGTACGGCTTCGCCCTCATCGCCGGCGCCTTGCTCCTCGCCCTCCTCTACGGTTACCTCTGCCGCGTCGAAGCCCCCAATACGAACGCACCTCCCGATGGCCACGCGCAAGACTAG
- a CDS encoding cation acetate symporter, whose product MSHEPSTLAILIFLGMVGITLGISFYLGRKAKDSAGYFAAHGQIPWFVNGVAFAGDYLSAASFLGICGMIAFYGYDGFLYSIGYLAGWIVALFVVAEPMKRLGKFTFADALNAKFNSPGIKLAAGVSTLAVSIFYLIPQMVGAGVLVRPLLGWEHWQGVVMVGAVVIVIVVTAGMVSTTWVQFIKGGMLIVFSSVLTVMILQRGLHADPELPAAQAMVKQADGSVLVNGLPKGNEPGEAQLKPVGSISKLPGGVEKTGALGPLEFFSTLEQSEVVLWSKTETKGDDGSTTTTFSPKPTPGSQILQPGASPTFAGIRSEKFSDKLNFLSLMLALFCGTASLPHILIRYYTVKDEAAARKSTIVGIACIGFFYVLTLYMGLGAMTSGALDVTDSNMAAPLLARSMSELLFAIISAIAFTTVLGTVSGLILASAGAVTHDLLESVTTVHMSDQQRVLVAKCAAVVVGVIAIFLGIAFKELNVSYLVGWAFSVAASANLPALVMLLFWRGTTKQGIIAAVLVGMISSLTWILLSGDTYASVYGWDKADSIVPFSQPGIVTIPLGFATLIVVSLITQPKQRLAA is encoded by the coding sequence ATGTCCCACGAACCTTCCACGCTCGCGATCCTCATCTTCCTCGGCATGGTCGGCATCACGCTCGGCATTAGCTTTTACCTCGGCCGCAAAGCCAAAGACTCCGCCGGCTACTTCGCCGCTCACGGCCAGATCCCCTGGTTCGTCAACGGCGTCGCCTTCGCCGGCGACTACCTCTCGGCCGCGTCGTTCCTCGGCATCTGCGGCATGATCGCCTTCTACGGTTACGATGGGTTCCTCTACTCGATCGGCTACCTCGCCGGCTGGATAGTCGCCCTGTTCGTCGTCGCCGAACCGATGAAGCGGCTCGGCAAGTTCACGTTTGCCGACGCGCTCAACGCGAAGTTCAACTCGCCCGGCATCAAGCTTGCCGCGGGCGTCAGCACGCTGGCCGTGAGCATCTTTTATCTGATCCCGCAAATGGTCGGCGCCGGCGTGCTGGTGCGACCGCTGCTTGGTTGGGAGCATTGGCAAGGCGTCGTCATGGTCGGCGCCGTCGTCATCGTGATCGTCGTCACCGCGGGCATGGTGTCGACCACGTGGGTGCAGTTCATCAAAGGCGGGATGCTGATTGTTTTCAGCTCTGTGCTGACGGTGATGATTTTGCAACGCGGCCTGCATGCTGATCCTGAACTACCTGCGGCACAGGCGATGGTGAAGCAAGCCGACGGCTCCGTGCTCGTGAACGGATTGCCGAAAGGAAACGAACCTGGCGAAGCTCAATTAAAGCCAGTCGGTTCGATTAGCAAGCTGCCAGGCGGCGTCGAGAAGACGGGCGCGCTTGGCCCGCTGGAGTTCTTTAGCACGCTTGAGCAAAGCGAGGTCGTTCTCTGGAGCAAGACGGAAACGAAGGGCGACGACGGCTCAACGACGACGACCTTCTCGCCGAAGCCGACGCCAGGCAGCCAAATCCTGCAACCCGGCGCCAGCCCCACCTTCGCCGGCATCCGCAGCGAAAAGTTTTCCGACAAACTCAATTTCCTCTCGTTGATGCTCGCCCTCTTCTGCGGCACGGCGTCGCTGCCGCACATCCTCATCCGCTATTACACGGTGAAGGACGAAGCCGCCGCGCGTAAGAGCACGATTGTCGGCATTGCCTGCATCGGCTTCTTCTACGTACTCACCCTCTACATGGGCCTCGGCGCCATGACGAGCGGCGCGCTCGACGTCACCGACTCGAACATGGCCGCCCCGCTGCTCGCTCGCAGCATGAGCGAACTCCTGTTCGCCATCATCTCGGCGATCGCTTTCACCACTGTCCTCGGCACGGTGAGCGGCCTCATCCTCGCCTCCGCCGGCGCCGTGACGCACGACTTGCTGGAGAGCGTGACGACCGTCCACATGAGCGATCAGCAGCGCGTGCTCGTCGCCAAGTGCGCCGCCGTCGTCGTCGGCGTCATTGCGATCTTCCTGGGGATCGCGTTCAAAGAGCTGAACGTTAGCTACCTCGTCGGCTGGGCGTTCAGCGTCGCCGCGAGCGCCAACCTGCCGGCGCTGGTGATGCTCCTCTTCTGGCGCGGCACGACGAAGCAAGGGATCATCGCCGCGGTGCTCGTCGGCATGATCAGCTCGCTCACTTGGATCCTGCTCAGCGGCGACACCTACGCGAGCGTTTACGGTTGGGATAAAGCCGATTCAATAGTCCCGTTCAGCCAGCCGGGGATCGTGACGATTCCGTTGGGCTTCGCAACGCTGATCGTAGTGTCGCTAATCACTCAACCAAAACAACGCCTCGCGGCCTGA